CCCTGGACGCCGACGGGGCCCGCGCGGCTGCCTCGGCCAGCGACGCCCGGCGCCGCGACGGCGCCCCGCTCGGCCCGCTGGACGGGGTCCCGATCCTGATCAAGGACAACATCGAAGCCGTCGGACTGCCCTGCACCGCCGGCTCCCGGGCGCTGCTGGACTCACCGCCGGCCGCCGACGCCCCGCTGGTGACCCGGTTGCGCGGCAACGGCCTGGTGGTGCTGGGCTCCACCAACCTGTCCGAGTGGGCCAACTTTCGCTCGACCGCCTCGACCAGCGGTTGGAGCGCGGTCGGCGGCCAGACCCGCAACCCGTTCGACCCCGCTCGCAACACCTCCGGCTCGTCCTCGGGGTCGGCGGCGGCGATCGCGGCCGGGCTGGCCCCGCTGGCGGTGGGCACCGAGACCGACGGCTCGATCGTCTCGCCCGCCGGGGTGTGCGGCGTGGTCGGCTTCAAGCCGACGCTGGGCCGGGTGCCAGGCGCCGGCATCGTGCCGATCAGCTCGCGGCAGGACACCGCCGGCACGATGGCCCGAACGGTCGCCGACGCCGCCACGCTGTTCGCGGTGCTCGCGGGTGGCTCACCGGGCGAGCGGCCAGCTGGCGGCGGCAGCACCGGGCTGGCCGGACGCCGGGTGGCGCTCTGGCGCCCGGACGGGATGACCGAGGGCGTCACG
The DNA window shown above is from Jatrophihabitans sp. and carries:
- a CDS encoding amidase family protein, with translation MTRPAEHTAAEAERLLAGGALTALELTDFYLDRIERLNPRLAAVIALDADGARAAASASDARRRDGAPLGPLDGVPILIKDNIEAVGLPCTAGSRALLDSPPAADAPLVTRLRGNGLVVLGSTNLSEWANFRSTASTSGWSAVGGQTRNPFDPARNTSGSSSGSAAAIAAGLAPLAVGTETDGSIVSPAGVCGVVGFKPTLGRVPGAGIVPISSRQDTAGTMARTVADAATLFAVLAGGSPGERPAGGGSTGLAGRRVALWRPDGMTEGVT